The nucleotide sequence CGGGAGCGACCAGCCATTCGGCGTGCGCCGGATCGGCCGACTCGACAACGAGCTCACCGCCGTCGGCGCAGAGGTAGCGGCCGTCGTCTCCGGAGCGACGACGGGCCACGCGCTCCGGGAAGGCCCAGCTTGCGACCAGGCCGAGGTGTGCCGAGCGGTCCGGAGCCGGCTTCGGCGGGGCATCGACGCCCAGAGCGCGCGCCAGATCCGCGACCAGGCGCCGTGCGGCGCCATCCCGTGGCTGCGCGGTCACCGCGGCGGCGCGCTGGGCGAGCGTGCGACCGGTTGCCGCGGTGTCCTCGAGGCACGCGGCAACCCATATGGCATCTGACAGATATCCGGCCGCGCGCGCACGCTGCAGCATGGCGGCAAGACGCGGCGCCAGCGGCAGGCGCGCCATCTCGCGTCCGGCCGCCGTGATCGCACCCGCGTCATCGAGCGCCCCGAGCGAGCGCAGCAGCTGCTCGGCACGCTCCAGGGCGACCGGCGCGGGCGGATCGAGCAGGGACAGCGTGCGCGAGGCACCGCGTCCCCAGCACTCGGCGCGCAGCACGAAGGCCGCGAGATCGGCGCGGAGGATCTCCGGCTGATCCTGCGCCGGGAGACGGGAATGCGCGTCCGCCGACCACAGCCGCCAGCAGCTGCCCGGGCCCAGGCGCCCGGCCCGTCCGGCGCGCTGGTCCGCCGCCGCCCGCGAGATGCGTTCGGTGACGAGGCGGTCGGCACCGGCGCGGGCATCGAAGCGCGTCAGGCGGTGCCAGCCGGAATCGATGACGATGCCCACCCCCTCGACGGTGAGGCTGGTCTGCGCGATGGGCGTGGCCAGAATGATCTTGCGGTCCGGTGCCGGCGCCAGCGCCGCGTCCTGCTCGGCGGGCTGGAGGCTTCCGTGCAGCAGGTGCACGCGCGCCGCGGCGCCCTGCTCCAGGCGAGCCGCGACGGCGCGCATCTCGCGCATGCCGGGCAGGAACACGAGGGCGTCGCCGTCAGCTTCGCCCATGGCGTCGCGCACGGCATCCGCAACGCCGGCGGCGAACGCCGCGACGTCGTCCGTGGGTCGCGCGGCCAGCGGGCGGTGATGCACGCCGACCGGGTACTGGCGTCCCTCCGCGCGCACGATCTCCGCGTCTCCCAGCAGCGCAGCCACCGGCGCCGCATCGATGGTCGCCGACATCACCAGGACGCGCAGGTCGGGCCGCAGCGTCTCGCGCACCTCCATCAGCAGACCGAGCGCCAGATCCGCATCGAGGCTCCGCTCGTGGAACTCGTCGAGGATCACGGTGTGGGTACCGGGCAGCTCCGGATCGGCTTCCAGCATGCGCAGAAGCACGCCTTCGGTCACGACCAGCACCCGGGTCTCTTTGCTGCTGCGCCGGTCCCAGCGCACGCGATAGCCGACGCGCGCACCGACCTCGTCGCCGATCAGTGCAGCCATCCGCCGCGCCGCTGCGCGCGCGGCCACCTGGCGCGGGGTGACCACGATGATGCGCTGGCCGGCCGCGATCCTCTCGGCCAGCAGGAGCGGCACGAGGGTGGTCTTGCCGCTGCCGGGCGGCGCCGTCAGCACCGCACTGCCGCGCGCGAGTGCGAGCAGGAGCGCATCGCCGACGGCGGCGACCGGCAGATCGGTGTCCGGCGCACGGATGCTCATCGAGCGCGCGCCCGGTCGCGCTTGCGCATAATCGCGCCTGAGATCACCGCTGCGGAGGGTTCGGGAATGCTGCTCGCTGCCATCATCCTGTTGTCTGCGAACCTGGTACTGCTGGTGTGGCTGGCGATTCGCGGTCAGCGCACGGCACGGATCCTGTCGCGACTGCGCCGGGACGCCGAGGCGCTCAAGCCGCTGCACGCCGACCTCAATCCGGAGCTGCGCCAGCAGCTCGGCGAAGCCCGCAGCCGCGTGATCGGGATCGAGATCCTCAATCCCATCGAGGTCGCCGCGAAGGAGTCCTGGATCGCCGGCCGCTTCGGCGCGCTCGCCCCCGGCCTCATTCAGCGCGAAGTCTACCGTCAGACGCGCGAAATCCTGGAAGTGCAGCTGCGCGAGTACGGCATCGAGCCGCGCGTCCGCCTGCTGGGGAGCCGCTGATGCCGGCCTGGGTCGTGCTCGCGGCCACCGCGGCGTGCATGCTGCTCACGGCAGCGTTGCTGCTCCGGCACGTGCGGCTGGGAACGTCGGTCCGCGAGTCCGGCAACGATATCGGCGCCGCCGCGGCGCGCTACGGGGAAGCGCAGCGCATGCTCCGCCAGCGCCACCGCATCCAGGATGCGCAGCGCCTGGCGGAGGGCGCCGTGGAAGGCACCACGCGCACCGTCGAGGACATCCACCGCGGCATTGCCAGCATTCCCTTCGAGGTGCTCGACGGCATCCCCGCCACCCGCGACACCGCGCGCATCGTGCGCGAGATTCACGATCTCACCTCCACCACCGTGTACACCAGTATCCGCGCCGTCAATCGCCTTGTCGGCAGCGGCATGCGCCAGGGGCTGCGCCTCGACGCCGAGGCGCCAAAGAAGGACCGCGATTCCCATGACCAGTAACGCCCTCGACGATCTCGTCCGGCTTCTCGATCTCGAGAACCTCGAAGTCAACATCTTCCG is from Algiphilus sp. and encodes:
- the hrpB gene encoding ATP-dependent helicase HrpB, with the protein product MSIRAPDTDLPVAAVGDALLLALARGSAVLTAPPGSGKTTLVPLLLAERIAAGQRIIVVTPRQVAARAAARRMAALIGDEVGARVGYRVRWDRRSSKETRVLVVTEGVLLRMLEADPELPGTHTVILDEFHERSLDADLALGLLMEVRETLRPDLRVLVMSATIDAAPVAALLGDAEIVRAEGRQYPVGVHHRPLAARPTDDVAAFAAGVADAVRDAMGEADGDALVFLPGMREMRAVAARLEQGAAARVHLLHGSLQPAEQDAALAPAPDRKIILATPIAQTSLTVEGVGIVIDSGWHRLTRFDARAGADRLVTERISRAAADQRAGRAGRLGPGSCWRLWSADAHSRLPAQDQPEILRADLAAFVLRAECWGRGASRTLSLLDPPAPVALERAEQLLRSLGALDDAGAITAAGREMARLPLAPRLAAMLQRARAAGYLSDAIWVAACLEDTAATGRTLAQRAAAVTAQPRDGAARRLVADLARALGVDAPPKPAPDRSAHLGLVASWAFPERVARRRSGDDGRYLCADGGELVVESADPAHAEWLVAPEWEPRQPRRARLVAPLDGADVAAGRCGAIRETEHVDWDPRQEAVVAERRRMLGRIVLDAEPLPSVPPERCAALLAEAIAARGIGALPWTESARGLQSRMASVRAWHPDDGWPAVDDAALQANLAHWLMPWLAGMSRFSHLAAIDLETVLRSALSHPQLRELDALAPEAVPVPSGHRVRLQYGCDGEPPILAVKLQAVFGLSETPCVDGGRVPVRIHLLSPAGRPLQVTQDLASFWRDGYREVAREMRGRYPKHPWPDDPLSAAPMMGTRRRHQP